One Aegilops tauschii subsp. strangulata cultivar AL8/78 chromosome 2, Aet v6.0, whole genome shotgun sequence genomic window, TGACACCATGTAGTGATAGGCCCATGTACCTGGCCCGGCGACTAGTCATTGCACCGGAGTGGCCCAACCCAACatttccttcctcctctgctctctTCTCTGCTCTGCTCCGCTCCCGGCGACGGCGGCAGAGGCGGCGGCACGGAGACACCGTCGGATGGCAGGCAACGGCGAAGGCGCGTCGCATCCGTCGCTGGAACTGGAAGCAAGCGCCTCCGGATTAGGTCAGGTCAGGTGAGCTTCCATCTCTTCCCACCCGCATGCCCGCCATGTGCTTGTGCTTATGCTTATGCCGGGTCAGGTCATGTCCACGCTCGCTTGCTTCAGCTCAGTGGCTCCCGCTGCTCGGCCAGGACAAGATGCCATCCAACTTATCATCCATCCTCATGACTAGCCCTGCCAACTTATCATCCAACTTATCATGTGCGGTGCCGGCACCTCTAGCTTTGCTCTCAGCCCAGCACAAGAAAAAGGTCTGGGCCAGACTGCCCATTCCATTCCATGCTACTCCACTGTACCACCATCACAATCAACCAATGCTTCTCTCCCTCTACGTCAGCTTGCTTGCGTTAGCCCAAAGACTCTGCATCATCACTCATGTTTTCACACAAAAAATACTGGCCAGAGTTCTCAAACCAACTTAACTTCAGGACTCTCTCAACGACTCAGCCCAACCCAACCCCCCTTTTGCCGCCGGGGGAGGCTACACCAGCTGCCATGAGTCTCTCGGGGCGCTCTGCCCTCTGCCATTCGCGGCACAGGCTATGCCCGACCACCTCCTCCAACGGAGGCGAGCGGGGAGGGGAGACGAGTGCTGCCGGCGATGGTTTGCGGAATGCCTGCCTTACTGAGAGGGACCTAAGTTTCTGCTCCCGACCTCAAACGCTCCTCTATGAGtcaaataaaaaaaagaatatTCTGAATTTTTCGGCAACGAATATTGTTGAATGTTCTACATACACTTAAATTGCCATGAAGAAAAATACATTCCTAATGCTCTGGGATAAAAAGGAAACAAAAGCAATGCTCCAAAAAGACAAATGTGATTTCGTGAAGAAAAAAAAAATTGCACACAAGAAGTAAACTAAGCAATGTTTGTTATAAAAGAATGTCTGAATTTTTCGACTTGTTTATTCTTTATTTTGCTGACCATATAGAGGAGCATTTGAGGTCTAGATTAGAAGGGCATTTTATTTTCGCTTTTTCAACTTGTTTATTCTTTATTTTGCTGCCCATATAGAGGAGCATTTGAGCTCAAGATTAGGATGGCATTTTATTTTGGCACTCGGGGTAGCTATTTCAGGCGTGACAAACATGGGGGTAGTTGACAGTATGGATTGTTCCTGGCCGAGGAAATACAGTATTTCAGCCGAGATCACGGAACCTCTACCTATTCAGAAAAGGAAACATAATAAAGAAGAACAACAGTTTTCATCTCAACAGTGCATCTCAAATCAGCACATGAATATTTTGCGCATTTCCAAAATAAATACGGTATTGTGTAACATAGTGAAATGGACatttagtttttcttttctttttttgagatagctacatGTGAGATAGCTACATGTTCAACTTTGTGAGATAGCTACATGTTCTTTTCAGGTTAACCGACTAGAAAATATTTCAGAATCGGCTGCCAAGGAGGTGATGGATTGACTTGCAACCAGGCTGCGGAAAATTTCTGAAGCCATGCATGGtaaggaagaagaagcagaagcagaaaCAGTGCCTAGGCTAGAAGAAGCACAGCTGCAGCTAGGCATATCTGAAACCTATCACCCTCGTGAGTACATCCAGTGAGGCATGGTTTGTATTTTGGTCATTCGGTATTTGTACACTACTATATATTCTGGCCCTGACAATTACTCTACTTATTACACATGTCCTTGTCAGGAACAACCAGACTGCATCTTCTGAAGAAATGGCCACTTGTCATGCTGTTAACTGAAGAAATCAACACCCAGCGGTCAGGTCGCGCCAAACCAGGCTCATCTTCGAGAGCCCTGGAGCTCATCTTCCTCTACTTGGGGTAAACCCTAGCCGCCATGTCCTGGCTATCCTTAATTCGCTATATTTCTCTCGCGATCATCCTCTGAATTCACCTACTTGGCCTCTGCAGATGTAACATGGAACGGAGGGTACGGACCTGCCTGTTGGTGAAAATAAATGGCCGGCTTCTTCTCAGCAGAAGAAAGAATGCTTCTCATCTCAGCTGGGTTGCTTCATGTCCTGGCCTTGAGTTGTATTCCGGAAATCCTATTCCAGACTGTAGGGTCTTGAGAAGATGCTCCTGAAATGATGAGCTTCTTGACTAGTCCTGCCAAGGAGTAGTGAGTATGTTGGGACGGAGCAGAGAGAGCTCATGTGCGATGCCGGCACCTCTAGCTTTGCTTTCAGCCCAGCACAAGAAAAGGTCTGGGCCAGACTTCCCATTCCATGCCACTGGATCGTACCAACACTCCACCATCACAATCGAATCAACCAATGCTTCTCTTCTGTCCAAGCAATTTGGTGAGAGTTAGATCAACATCGCCAACCAGTGCCACTCCATTTCCCTGTACGTCAGCTTGCTTGCATCAGCCCAAACTACACACACTCTGCATCGTCAGTCAGGTTTtcacaaaaaagaaaagaaaaaaattgcCAGACTTCTCAAACCAAACTTCAGGGCTCTCTCAACGACTCAGCCCAACCCAACCCCCCCTTTGCAGCAGCTAGCTAGGATCAGGCAGGCGGCAGCGGTATCCATCACCGGCGGACCATCAAGGTATGTACTAGTGCACACTCCTCTCCTTTAATTTGCAGCTACCAACAGCCTGTTTACCATTGACTTTCTTTTGATTCCTTGATTGATGCAGGCGCCCTTGTCCATCCCTGCATCCGGCCACGGGATGGCCGAGACCGCCCTCGGCGCCGCACAATGGGTGGTGAGCAAGGCGCTAGCCCCGGTCGCGGATGGCGTGCTGGAGGCTTGGGCGGCCACCAGGACATTTGGTCTCAACATCCAGGCCCTCAAAACTGAACTGGAGAAGGTGCAGGCCACGCTCGAAATAGCTGCCACCAAGGAGCTCCCTGGGCTGGCCACGGAGAAGATGCTGCAGAAGCTGTGGGACTCGGCGCACAATGCCGAGGACTTGCTGGACGAGCTGGACTACTTCCGCATCCACGACGAGCTCCACGGCACGTACGACGCTGCCGACCAGCACGGCGACGATGTCCTCCGTGACCTCGCCTTTGATGCTCGCCACACCATCAAAGCTCTTGGCAAACTGGTCAACTGTTTCCCATGGCAGCGTGCTGAGCTCCAGCAGAGGTCACACGGCGATTCGTTCTCAGCATCACAAGCCAACCAGGAGGTCAGCGGATGCATGCCCAGCCTCGGTAAACTTCTCCTTTCCTCATGTTCCCCACATCCACATGTTCGTGGTGATGAAGATCGTGGCATTGCGCAAGAAACACCGATGCCTGAGTTTAACAGGGCTGATTTCTCCCAAAGGATGAGGGACACTGTAGAGCAACTAAAGCTTATGCGTAATGATGTTAAGGATATTCTGCAGACTTGTGGCCATAGAACTGTCCTAGACATTGCTCAGCGTCGTGTCACCACCACACCTCAGAGTGCAGAGCCAAAACTGTATGGGAGGGACCATGTCATGAATAATATCATACATGATATCACCGAGGGTCAATACTGTGACAAGGGTCTAACTGTGCTTCCGGTTATTGGTCCGGGGGGAATGGGGAAGACAACTATGATACAACACATATATAACAACCAGCAAGTGCAGAATCATTTTTCAGTCAGGATTTGGATATGTGTGTCGTTCAATTTCAACTTGGGTAAGGTGCTAGAACAGATTAAAGAAGATACCCTTACGGTTGAAGGTGAGAATGGGTGTAGCACAACACAAGAGCTGATTGAACACAGATTGAAACACAAAAGGTTCTTACTTGTATTGGATGATATATGGCAGTTTACTGATGTGGATGACTGGAAAAAACTATTGTTGATACTAGGCAAGTCACAAGAGAAGGGTTCCGTGATTCTAGTCACAACTCGGCAAAAGGAAATAGCAGACCAAGTTAAGAAAAGTGCAGAGCCAAAAGAACTGAATGGTTTAGAACCTGGAGAGTTTAAGAAGTTATTCCTTGTATATGTCTTTGATGCTGAGCAATGTCCAGGGGATAAACGTTTTTTGCTTGACACTGGAGATAAGATAATGGGAAAACTAAAGGGCTCCCCTCTTGCAGCAAAGACCGTTGGTAGATTACTGAGGACAGACCCTAGTTTGGCTCATTGGAAAAGGGTCCTAAACAGCAAACAATGGGCGAAACAGTCCAATGGAATTATGCTTGCCTTGGAGCTTAGCTATGGCTTTCTCCCTTTCCATTTGCAACGGTGTTTTTCCTATTCTGCATTATTTCCTGAAGATTACCGTTTCAGAAGCCGTGAGCTCATCAGCCTATGGATCGGACTAGATATTTTGACACCTTCTGATCAAAACCCAACCTTTGAAGGCATAGGTCTGAGCATTTTGAATGATTTAGTCATCCATGGATTTTTCAGAGAATATAAAACTGATGGTGGTCTGCGGTATGTTATGCATGACCTACTGCATGAGTTGGCATTGAAGGTTGCATCACATGACTGTCTTCGTCTTCGTCTCCCTGATGTTGGATCGGTAGAAATTAAGCCATCCACCCGACACTTGTCTATAAGCATAGAGAACTTGGGTGGATATAATGGTAAAAAATTAAAGAGGGAATTGGAAAAACTGAAGACAAGATTGAAGGTTGAACATTTGCAAACACTGATGTTATTTGGAGCGATGGATGAAGGTTCTGCTAAGATATTTGGTGATTTTCTCGGGGAAGCAAATGCTCTTCGTGTTCTTTATTTGCCCCTCCTaaagtatcccgtggagtccatGGTACATAATTTTTCAGGACTTGTCCACCTACGATTCCTATGTCTAGGGTGTTTACCAATTAACATCTCTAAATTTTATCATCTAAGGGTTCTAGATCTTAAGTCATGGTCTAGCAGTGGTGATTTTCCTGAAGACACGAGCAACCTTGCAAAGTTGTGCCATTATTATACCCCAAGAGATGATAAGCTTCATTATGATATTTGTAATGTGGGAAAAATTCAGCTCTTGGAAAAGTTGAAGGTATTTCGGGTCAATAAAAAAAATGAAGGATTTGAACCAAAGCAACTAGAGCCACTGACCAAGCTATGGGAGCTTGGCATCTACAACCTTGAGAAAATACATACAAAAAAAGAAGCAGCTCAAGCAAAACTGATTGAGAAGAAATACTTGAGGAGGTTAACATTGGGTTGGGATAGTAAGCGATCTAGTGATGAGCCTGGTGTGGAAGCAATGGTTCTTGAGTGCCTTCGACCACATGAAAATCTTGAAGTGTTGTGCATTAGAGGGCATAGAGGCCCCACTTGTCCAACATGGCTGGGTGATGAGCTTGCTGTTGAAGCTCTACAATTTCTTCGTCTTGATGGTGTTTCTTGGAAGGTTTTCCCTTCTTTACGGAACATGGGGGATCTTTGTGAGCTTGAGATACAAGATTGTCCAGAATTCTCGTCTGTGATTCCCACCTCCTGGATTGAGAGTTTGCGTCGCATCACGATTGAATGTGTCAAGCTACTAAAGAGATTTGCATACTCAAAATCATCACATGGAGCACAACTGGAAATCATTGGATGGGGTGATCTGCAAAGCTTAGACCAAGTGTTAGTTTTCGATAAAGAAACAGGTCTTGAGAAGCTGACACTCGAGAGATGCCCACCTTTGGAGTTGAAGCACCTTCTGATGCTAACCTCGCTGAAGACACTGATTTTAAAGCATTCAGCTGGTCTGGCTGGTCTGGCTGGACCACTAGGAGGTCAGGGTGATGTGGAATGGCAGCTCCCTGTTGAGCACATCGAGATCTGCCACTTAAATGGTAATAGTTGGAATGAACTGACAGAGCTCTTCCCACACCTCCCAAAGCTCTCCAAATTGGAGATACGGGATTGTAAAAACATAACACAGCTGGTAGTGGGGGTGGATCTGCGACAAACAGCATCAGAGATGGGGGGAGGTGAAATAACAGCAGCAACAGAGGAAGAGGATGATGGAGTGCTGCTCTTCCCAGCTCATCTCTGTGACTCACTACAGAAATTGAAGCTCCTTTCCTACCCAGAGCTGGTCCTGGTGGACTCGCCAACTCTTGTTCCTGGAGGAGGATGGCTCCAATCCTTGCGATCCCTCCAGAGATTAAGCATAAAGTATTGCCCAAAGTTTCTATCCGCCTTCTCATTCTCCAGTCACATTTTCCCTTCCTCCCTGCAATTCCTGGAGCTTACGAAATTAGAAGGGATGGGGACACTAGAGCCTCTCTCAAACCTTTCTTCTCTTACCAGATTAGTACTGGAATTTTGTGGAAAGGACCTGAAATGTCAGGGACTGCAGTCTCTCCTTACCACCGGCAGCCAGCTCAAGGAATTGGAAGTCAGGGGCAGCCATAGATTCTTTGCTAATTGGGATCCAAATCCCAGACGGGCTGTGGAGGATGTTGAAGGAGGAGAAGAGCAGCCAACACAGCTTGTTGCATCCACGCTGCGGAAGCTTTGCACAGATGACGCAGCAGGACTCCTTGCTGCACCCATCTGCAGCTTCCTTTCTTCCTCTCTCAccaagctgaaacttcatgggTACGGGCCTGAAGGGATGGAGCGCTTCAGCAAGGAGCAAGAGGACGCCCTTCAGCTCCTCTCCTCCCTCCAGAAACTTGAGTTTAGGCATTTCCACCATCTTCAGCAAATCCCTGCAGGGTTGTGCAACCTTACCAGCCTCAAGATGTTATCAATCAACCACTGTCCTGCCGTCTCGTCATTGCCCAGCGATGGCCTCCCCAAATCACTGGAAAAACTAGATGTCTATGACTGCAGCGAGGTGCTAAAACGGCAGTGCAGGTGGATGTTGGGAACCATCCCCAAAACCATAAGAGGATGATCCAAGGTAACAAAAACATACTTTCTCGTGTTCTTCCATGTTGCCCTTTTCTTGCGACCCTGCTTAATAACACTGCATTTATTCCCATCCAATGAGCAGGACAATGCCTTGGAGTTCCCTTGTACATTCTTCTAGCCCTGTAGTGCTCTGCTCTTTCCATACATACACACTTGTCTTCCTTCCTGTACAAATTATCCGGTGAGTATGGAACTTTGCTCCTGCTGTACCATATTATTTATATCCACTTACGGTTATACTCACCGCAAAAAGTTAAAATGAAATCCACTTATACTCCCGCCGTATCAGATTTCCATTTTCTTCTCAGCGATAGTGAAAGTATTTCAGATTTATTCATCAACGCCCTTTATCTTTCCACAATGCGAGAAACCAACGTCACTAGCAGCTAATACCTTCTGCAagtctcttttcttttcttcctagATGTAATTACCAATGTAATTTGTGATCATCACTTGTTTTGGTTCTCTGTGCAGGTGTTCGTTCGATCTTGTAGGCTTCTTCATATTTGCATTTTAAATTTGGGTTATCGTCATTTCATCAAGACGTGGTACGTGGTAGTCTACTTGCGTAATTTGTGTTTCACAATCAGAATAATGGAATAAATGAGAATATGAGTCAAGAACTGAAGAAACTCATATTAAGGTTATAAAATGTTTTCATCCACTATACGTTATTGTCAATACCAGGTGTTGATGCATTCTAATTTCTGATGGCTTGCTGTTCAGGTGTTCTTGTGCTTCTGATGGCTTTCTGCTACTTTGCTATCAGTACCACGTGTGTGTATATTTCTCCAAAGCTCATGAAGTCTTGATGGTGTATCTAGAAAGTTCAGTTTTAATGTTCAGAAGGTCATCATCGCACAATTGTGGAAATCAGTTGGTTTTCAGTGTTTTGCTACTGATAAAGTTTGCAGTTTTTAATCCAGTCCACATTCTACTGATACCAGGTATACTTGCAACCGATAAGGTTTGCAGTTTTTCACTTCAGTCAACATTCTAGTGATACCAGGTATTCTTGTATTCGTTATAACTCTTGTCGTTTAAGGAAATTTAATGGCCTACAGGATGTTGATTAATGTGAGGGATTCATTTGGTGCTCAACTGTTTACATCTGAAACTTGCCTAAGTAGTGATGGAAGTGTAAGTTCCTCACTCTGACTGTTCTATTACATATTTCAGTCAGACAACATGTACTGTTGGTAGCTAGTCTCAGTTATAACGGTGCTTGGTTTTGCAGATCAACCACTCAATAAAGAAGTGGCTGTGGTTCGCCCAATATGCCTCCAAGTCATTCACCCAATATGTCGTGCCTCTCCACGGTGTTGAGTGTTGCCATGGGTGTATGGTATTGTTAAGAATTCTGTCAAGCTCACAACAATATGCTGGAGAGATAGCTTATATCAATTATAACCGCCTTCAAAATGTTTCAGAGTCAGCTGCCAGGGAGGGTGGTGAATTGAGTTGCAACAAGTCCCCGGAATAAGAGTTATGCGGATACAGATGCGGTATGCTTGCTGGATCCATGCTAAGTAAGCAGACACATTGGCTAGGCTAGCAGGAGCGTAGCCTGCAGCTAGGCGGCATGTCTGAAGCCCGTCGCCTGGTAACGTCGCTCAGACTGCCTTAAATTGCTCCATGGTTTGTATTTTCCTTCATTTAGTACAATGTATTGCAAAGTGTTCGGACTCTGGCCGGCAGACCCGTGCCAAGCACTTACACATGTTATTTGCTGATGCTTTGCCAGCCAACATAACATGGAATGGAAGGTACCCTACCCTGCCTGCTGGCGAAATATTCAGCTTGTCCTTGAGCCAGTTTATCCCATAATCATGGTGGTATGCAAGGAGTGCCACACTCGTACTCGATGGCTCCAGCAATGTGTGCACCTGAAACACTGCAGAACATTGATTCATGTGAGGTAAATAGGCCCAAGTGATGTGCAACTCTGCAAGAT contains:
- the LOC109751698 gene encoding putative disease resistance protein RGA3 isoform X2 encodes the protein MAGNGEGASHPSLELEASASGLGQAPLSIPASGHGMAETALGAAQWVVSKALAPVADGVLEAWAATRTFGLNIQALKTELEKVQATLEIAATKELPGLATEKMLQKLWDSAHNAEDLLDELDYFRIHDELHGTYDAADQHGDDVLRDLAFDARHTIKALGKLVNCFPWQRAELQQRSHGDSFSASQANQEVSGCMPSLGKLLLSSCSPHPHVRGDEDRGIAQETPMPEFNRADFSQRMRDTVEQLKLMRNDVKDILQTCGHRTVLDIAQRRVTTTPQSAEPKLYGRDHVMNNIIHDITEGQYCDKGLTVLPVIGPGGMGKTTMIQHIYNNQQVQNHFSVRIWICVSFNFNLGKVLEQIKEDTLTVEGENGCSTTQELIEHRLKHKRFLLVLDDIWQFTDVDDWKKLLLILGKSQEKGSVILVTTRQKEIADQVKKSAEPKELNGLEPGEFKKLFLVYVFDAEQCPGDKRFLLDTGDKIMGKLKGSPLAAKTVGRLLRTDPSLAHWKRVLNSKQWAKQSNGIMLALELSYGFLPFHLQRCFSYSALFPEDYRFRSRELISLWIGLDILTPSDQNPTFEGIGLSILNDLVIHGFFREYKTDGGLRYVMHDLLHELALKVASHDCLRLRLPDVGSVEIKPSTRHLSISIENLGGYNGKKLKRELEKLKTRLKVEHLQTLMLFGAMDEGSAKIFGDFLGEANALRVLYLPLLKYPVESMVHNFSGLVHLRFLCLGCLPINISKFYHLRVLDLKSWSSSGDFPEDTSNLAKLCHYYTPRDDKLHYDICNVGKIQLLEKLKVFRVNKKNEGFEPKQLEPLTKLWELGIYNLEKIHTKKEAAQAKLIEKKYLRRLTLGWDSKRSSDEPGVEAMVLECLRPHENLEVLCIRGHRGPTCPTWLGDELAVEALQFLRLDGVSWKVFPSLRNMGDLCELEIQDCPEFSSVIPTSWIESLRRITIECVKLLKRFAYSKSSHGAQLEIIGWGDLQSLDQVLVFDKETGLEKLTLERCPPLELKHLLMLTSLKTLILKHSAGLAGLAGPLGGQGDVEWQLPVEHIEICHLNGNSWNELTELFPHLPKLSKLEIRDCKNITQLVVGVDLRQTASEMGGGEITAATEEEDDGVLLFPAHLCDSLQKLKLLSYPELVLVDSPTLVPGGGWLQSLRSLQRLSIKYCPKFLSAFSFSSHIFPSSLQFLELTKLEGMGTLEPLSNLSSLTRLVLEFCGKDLKCQGLQSLLTTGSQLKELEVRGSHRFFANWDPNPRRAVEDVEGGEEQPTQLVASTLRKLCTDDAAGLLAAPICSFLSSSLTKLKLHGYGPEGMERFSKEQEDALQLLSSLQKLEFRHFHHLQQIPAGLCNLTSLKMLSINHCPAVSSLPSDGLPKSLEKLDVYDCSEVLKRQCRWMLGTIPKTIRG
- the LOC109751698 gene encoding putative disease resistance protein RGA3 isoform X1 codes for the protein MAETALGAAQWVVSKALAPVADGVLEAWAATRTFGLNIQALKTELEKVQATLEIAATKELPGLATEKMLQKLWDSAHNAEDLLDELDYFRIHDELHGTYDAADQHGDDVLRDLAFDARHTIKALGKLVNCFPWQRAELQQRSHGDSFSASQANQEVSGCMPSLGKLLLSSCSPHPHVRGDEDRGIAQETPMPEFNRADFSQRMRDTVEQLKLMRNDVKDILQTCGHRTVLDIAQRRVTTTPQSAEPKLYGRDHVMNNIIHDITEGQYCDKGLTVLPVIGPGGMGKTTMIQHIYNNQQVQNHFSVRIWICVSFNFNLGKVLEQIKEDTLTVEGENGCSTTQELIEHRLKHKRFLLVLDDIWQFTDVDDWKKLLLILGKSQEKGSVILVTTRQKEIADQVKKSAEPKELNGLEPGEFKKLFLVYVFDAEQCPGDKRFLLDTGDKIMGKLKGSPLAAKTVGRLLRTDPSLAHWKRVLNSKQWAKQSNGIMLALELSYGFLPFHLQRCFSYSALFPEDYRFRSRELISLWIGLDILTPSDQNPTFEGIGLSILNDLVIHGFFREYKTDGGLRYVMHDLLHELALKVASHDCLRLRLPDVGSVEIKPSTRHLSISIENLGGYNGKKLKRELEKLKTRLKVEHLQTLMLFGAMDEGSAKIFGDFLGEANALRVLYLPLLKYPVESMVHNFSGLVHLRFLCLGCLPINISKFYHLRVLDLKSWSSSGDFPEDTSNLAKLCHYYTPRDDKLHYDICNVGKIQLLEKLKVFRVNKKNEGFEPKQLEPLTKLWELGIYNLEKIHTKKEAAQAKLIEKKYLRRLTLGWDSKRSSDEPGVEAMVLECLRPHENLEVLCIRGHRGPTCPTWLGDELAVEALQFLRLDGVSWKVFPSLRNMGDLCELEIQDCPEFSSVIPTSWIESLRRITIECVKLLKRFAYSKSSHGAQLEIIGWGDLQSLDQVLVFDKETGLEKLTLERCPPLELKHLLMLTSLKTLILKHSAGLAGLAGPLGGQGDVEWQLPVEHIEICHLNGNSWNELTELFPHLPKLSKLEIRDCKNITQLVVGVDLRQTASEMGGGEITAATEEEDDGVLLFPAHLCDSLQKLKLLSYPELVLVDSPTLVPGGGWLQSLRSLQRLSIKYCPKFLSAFSFSSHIFPSSLQFLELTKLEGMGTLEPLSNLSSLTRLVLEFCGKDLKCQGLQSLLTTGSQLKELEVRGSHRFFANWDPNPRRAVEDVEGGEEQPTQLVASTLRKLCTDDAAGLLAAPICSFLSSSLTKLKLHGYGPEGMERFSKEQEDALQLLSSLQKLEFRHFHHLQQIPAGLCNLTSLKMLSINHCPAVSSLPSDGLPKSLEKLDVYDCSEVLKRQCRWMLGTIPKTIRG